The following proteins come from a genomic window of Ornithinimicrobium cryptoxanthini:
- a CDS encoding protein jag: protein MSTEPMTHNPSEQSDGTAQDLAPGAEAAAQEPAGELVTEAAQQAEPSTEVDEPSTEADEADADATPVVKRTSGRRAELEHEGDIAADFLETLLDIADLDGDLEVNVEGDRAAVAIVDSEDGAAPKALVGHGGDVLEALQELTRLAVQAETGERSRLMLDVAGHRAGRRAELVELARATSARVKESGERAELEPMSAFERKVVHDEVLAAGLVSESEGTEPTRHVVILPQT from the coding sequence GTGAGCACCGAACCGATGACACACAACCCATCCGAGCAGAGCGACGGGACGGCACAGGATCTGGCGCCCGGGGCTGAGGCGGCGGCCCAGGAACCTGCGGGCGAGCTGGTGACTGAGGCAGCTCAGCAGGCCGAGCCGAGCACGGAGGTCGACGAGCCGAGCACGGAGGCCGACGAGGCGGACGCGGATGCCACGCCCGTGGTGAAGCGGACGAGCGGTCGACGCGCCGAGCTGGAGCACGAGGGGGACATCGCCGCAGACTTCCTGGAGACCCTGCTGGACATTGCGGACCTCGACGGCGATCTGGAGGTCAACGTGGAGGGGGATCGTGCGGCCGTGGCCATCGTCGACTCAGAGGACGGGGCGGCACCGAAGGCCCTGGTGGGTCACGGTGGGGACGTCCTTGAGGCGCTCCAGGAGCTGACCCGGCTCGCCGTGCAGGCCGAGACCGGCGAGCGGAGCCGCCTGATGCTTGATGTGGCTGGTCACCGCGCCGGGCGACGCGCTGAACTCGTCGAGCTGGCCCGCGCCACGAGCGCCCGGGTCAAGGAGTCTGGCGAGCGGGCAGAGCTGGAGCCGATGTCGGCCTTCGAGCGCAAGGTGGTCCATGACGAGGTGCTCGCGGCCGGACTGGTGTCTGAGTCGGAGGGCACAGAGCCGACCCGGCATGTCGTGATCCTGCCGCAGACCTGA
- the yidC gene encoding membrane protein insertase YidC → MGFLDTLLWPFTWLVSSIMAGFHWLLTRIGMQDTNGLTWILVIVGLVIVLRLLLMPLFVRQIHSQRRMQLIQPELMKIQKKYKGKKDEASRKAMQEESFGLYKKHGTNPFSSCLPILAQMPFFFALFRILNSVPKIADGSHSVPGFFTPALAQAMNESTVLGAKLSSSFLHSDDTSAKFLAVVLIIAMSVTTFTTQHQLMRKNMPASALDNPMARQQKVLLYALPLVFAVTGVNFPLGVLVYWTASNLWTMCQQFYVIRAMPAPGSPAEKALEERRLAKGKPVKKLQLATQEAEGEVVEAGTGANVTVPRSGQRVQPQSKKRKKSKNNRPKGR, encoded by the coding sequence ATGGGCTTCCTAGACACCCTGCTCTGGCCGTTCACCTGGCTCGTCTCATCGATCATGGCCGGATTCCACTGGCTGCTGACCCGGATCGGGATGCAGGACACGAACGGGCTGACCTGGATCCTGGTCATCGTCGGCCTGGTCATCGTCCTCCGGCTGCTGCTGATGCCGCTGTTCGTGCGGCAGATCCACTCGCAGCGACGGATGCAGCTGATCCAGCCCGAACTGATGAAGATCCAGAAGAAGTACAAGGGCAAGAAGGACGAGGCGTCCCGCAAGGCCATGCAGGAGGAGAGCTTCGGGCTCTACAAGAAGCACGGCACCAACCCGTTCTCCTCCTGCCTGCCAATCCTCGCGCAGATGCCCTTCTTCTTTGCGCTCTTCCGGATCCTGAACTCGGTGCCCAAGATTGCTGACGGCTCCCACTCGGTGCCTGGCTTCTTCACGCCCGCGCTGGCTCAGGCCATGAACGAGTCCACCGTCCTGGGCGCCAAGCTCTCCTCAAGCTTCCTGCACAGTGACGACACCTCGGCCAAGTTCCTCGCGGTGGTGCTGATCATCGCGATGTCGGTGACGACCTTCACCACGCAGCACCAGTTGATGCGCAAGAACATGCCGGCGTCGGCGCTGGACAACCCCATGGCACGCCAGCAGAAGGTGCTGCTCTATGCGCTGCCCCTGGTCTTTGCGGTCACGGGTGTCAACTTCCCGCTCGGTGTCCTCGTCTACTGGACCGCATCCAACCTGTGGACCATGTGCCAGCAGTTCTATGTCATCCGGGCCATGCCTGCCCCGGGTTCGCCGGCGGAGAAGGCGCTCGAGGAGCGCCGGCTGGCCAAGGGCAAGCCGGTGAAGAAGCTGCAGCTGGCCACGCAGGAGGCCGAGGGTGAGGTCGTCGAGGCCGGCACCGGAGCCAATGTCACGGTGCCGCGTTCTGGCCAGCGCGTCCAGCCGCAGAGCAAGAAGCGCAAGAAGAGCAAGAACAACCGGCCCAAGGGTCGCTAG
- the yidD gene encoding membrane protein insertion efficiency factor YidD — protein sequence MTTQTTQTRTIGGYLALPLIWLVRAYQLLVSPLLGPSCKYYPSCSAYAVTALGRYGPLKGTWLAARRLFRCHPWSHGGVDHVPERDPRPQPPQLTP from the coding sequence ATGACCACGCAGACGACACAGACGCGCACCATCGGCGGCTACCTCGCCCTACCCCTCATCTGGCTGGTGCGCGCCTACCAGCTCTTGGTCTCGCCACTGCTCGGACCATCGTGCAAGTACTACCCGTCGTGCTCGGCATACGCGGTCACCGCCCTCGGTCGTTATGGACCACTGAAGGGAACCTGGTTGGCGGCCCGGCGGTTGTTCAGGTGTCACCCCTGGAGCCACGGCGGCGTCGACCACGTTCCCGAGCGAGACCCGCGGCCCCAACCGCCGCAGCTGACCCCCTGA
- the rnpA gene encoding ribonuclease P protein component, producing MLPRHHRLTRPQEFTAVLRGDGSVTGRRRAGTSLLVVHCAERTDLSPSARVGFVVSKAVGNSVVRHRVARRLRALVAARLSRVPASTDLVIRANPAAATASSRALGEALDTALSRACPVAA from the coding sequence GTCACCACCGCCTGACCCGACCGCAGGAGTTCACTGCGGTGCTGCGGGGCGACGGGAGTGTGACCGGGCGGCGTCGTGCCGGCACCTCGCTTCTCGTGGTGCACTGCGCCGAGAGAACCGATTTGAGCCCCTCGGCCCGAGTCGGTTTCGTCGTCTCCAAAGCGGTCGGCAACTCGGTCGTGCGGCATCGGGTGGCGCGCCGGTTGAGAGCGCTGGTTGCTGCCCGGTTGAGCAGGGTCCCGGCATCGACGGACCTGGTGATCCGGGCCAACCCGGCTGCGGCGACTGCCTCGTCGCGTGCTCTGGGTGAGGCGCTCGACACGGCGCTGTCTCGGGCCTGTCCGGTGGCAGCATGA